From a single Ailuropoda melanoleuca isolate Jingjing chromosome 12, ASM200744v2, whole genome shotgun sequence genomic region:
- the LOC109490907 gene encoding uncharacterized protein LOC109490907, with the protein MKEKDKEGANGEEEKEDRHRGNYRWTQKTQVTAIRRQRGQPSEKEDRQGAGLGPEKALGVGRVPVWPLWTILLLVRPLGGLGSPLCPREPFYFLVAIMKMLGNKNDGTLYTPDDLSVCPAETLGCFRLELSVIQFEEGPSLGIAVFRLQRLLDALGSRLWVTGQGPCPPCEGHPQRPIPLFLAKLLELLQGACARHRPSA; encoded by the exons atgaaggagaaagacaaagaaggggccaatggagaagaggagaaagaagatagACACAGGGGCAATTACAGATGGACCCAGAAAACACAAGTGACGGCGATTCGGAGGCAGAGAGGCCAGCCctcagaaaaagaagacagacag GGCGCTGGGCTGGGACCAGAGAAAGCCTTGGGAGTGGGCAGGGTGCCCGTGTGGCCTCTCTGGACCATCCTCCTGCTGGTACGGCCCTTGGGAGGCCTAGGATCACCCCTCTGTCCTCGGGAGCCTTTCTACTTCCTTGTTGCCATCATGAAGATgctg GGAAACAAAAATGATGGCACTCTCTACACCCCAGATGATCTCTCG GTGTGTCCTGCTGAGACTCTAGGGTGCTTCCGGCTGGAGCTGTCTGTGATCCAGTTCGAAGAGGGCCCATCCTTGGGGATTGCCGTGTTCCGGCTACAGCGTCTGCTGGATGCACTGGGGTCCCGGCTGTGGGTGACTGGCCAGGGCCCTTGTCCACCCTGCGAAGGACATCCTCAGAGACCTATCCCACTCTTTCTGGCCAAACTCTTGGAGTTGTTACAGGGGGCTTGTGCTCGGCACCGGCCCTCAGCATGA
- the RPS16 gene encoding 40S ribosomal protein S16 encodes MPSKGPLQSVQVFGRKKTATAVAHCKRGNGLIKVNGRPLEMIEPRTLQYKLLEPVLLLGKERFAGVDIRVRVKGGGHVAQIYAIRQSISKALVAYYQKYVDEASKKEIKDILIQYDRTLLVADPRRCESKKFGGPGARARYQKSYR; translated from the exons ATGCCGTCCAAGGGCCCTCTGCAGTCCGTGCAAGTCTTCGGACGCAAG AAGACGGCCACAGCCGTGGCGCACTGCAAACGGGGCAACGGCCTCATCAAGGTGAATGGGCGGCCCCTGGAGATGATCGAGCCGCGCACGCTGCAATACAAG CTACTGGAACCTGTTCTGCTTCTGGGCAAGGAGCGATTTGCTGGGGTGGACATCCGAGTCCGAGTGAAGGGTGGTGGTCACGTGGCCCAGATTTACG CAATCCGCCAGTCCATCTCCAAAGCCCTGGTGGCCTATTACCAGAAAT ATGTGGATGAGGCTTCCAAGAAGGAGATCAAAGACATCCTCATCCAGTATGACCGGACCCTGCTGGTAGCTGATCCCCGGCGCTGCGAATCCAAAAAGTTTGGCGGTCCTGGTGCCCGTGCTCGCTACCAGAAATCCTACCGATAA